One segment of Purpureocillium takamizusanense chromosome 7, complete sequence DNA contains the following:
- a CDS encoding uncharacterized protein (EggNog:ENOG503NXGG~COG:C), translating to MAHGPVKPAALASTKHFQFPPSPPSTAKHSRRGSFDGSYTSLASLALSSSLEATLPPLSSSPSSSSSSDSPLLAAGAASESLLSHYPLPPANGVKQVLVEDLKTPDSHVKRDPRLIRLTGVHPFNVEPPLSDLYDEGFLTSEDLHYVRNHGPVPKCDDSSIYDWTFTVEGMVFKPFTISVRDLIDNYEQVTYPITLVCAGNRRKEQNLVRKSKGFSWGPAGVSTALWTGVPIGDLIAQALPKRGAKYVCFEGADKLPNGYYGTSVKLNWCRDLNKGILVAHKMNGSTLHPDHGKPVRVVIPGQIGGRSVKWLKRIIVTAEPSDNWYHIYDNRVLPTSVTPEASADLPDTWKDERYAIYDLNANSAICYPAHDETVSLASGVDTYKVRGYAYGGGGRRITRMEVTLDKGKSWRLAHVHYPEDEYRLAPEGEMLYGGRLDVWWRETSFCWSFWELDIPLAELEAAQDIMVRAMDEGLMVQPRDMYWSVLGMMNNPWFRVVIHKEAKSLRFEHPTQPALMPGGWMDRVKKSGGNLANGFWGEKVSGEDEDAGQEEPAKEICMTNPKVDRLITAEELKQHGGDVEPWFVVDGHVYDGTPFLEGHPGGAASIFGAAGQDATEEFVTIHSENAKAMMPDYHIGTLDKDALAALSGEVEETDPSRAVFLDPKAWTKAVLQDKIRVSADSRVFRFRLDHEEQQIGLPVGQHLMMRLRDPATREAIIRAYTPISEGTDTGILDVLVKVYYDTPERKGGRMTQALDALPLGHFVDFKGPVGKFEYLGHGRCSVGGKPRDVRRFNMVCGGSGVTPIFQVLRALTKDARDPTECVLLDGNRVEEDILCRVQLDAFTDAAKHRCRLVHTLTRPSETWAGRTGRMDRALVEEEIGACEVPGRDMVLVCGPAAMEKSVHEILTSLGWPDDDILFF from the exons ATGGCTCACGGTCCTGTAAagccggcggccttggcttCCACAAAGCATTTCCAGTTTCCTCCAAGCCCCCCGAGTACAGCAAAGCACTCCAGAAGAGGAAGCTTTGACGGGTCATACACTTCGCTTGCTTCATTGgcactctcctcctccttggaaGCCACTCTACCGCCCCTGTCTTCGTccccatcctcgtcgtcatcttcagACTCCCCGTTgttggccgccggcgccgcttcAGAGAGCCTGCTAAGCCATTACCCCCTACCACCTGCAAATGGCGTAAAGCAGGTCCTggtcgaggacctcaagACCCCCGACAGCCATGTCAAGAGAGACCCGAGGCTCATCCGTCTCACCGGAGTACACCCGTTCAACGTTGAGCCTCCCCTGAGCGACTTATACGACGAGGGCTTTCTCACCAGTGAAGACCTGCACTATGTGCGAAACCACGGGCCGGTACCAAAGTGTGACGACTCGAGCATCTACGACTGGACCTTCACCGTTGAGGGCATGGTCTTCAAACCCTTCACCATCAGCGTGAGAGACCTTATCGACAACTATGAGCAGGTCACGTACCCAATCACCCTCGTTTGTGCCGGGAACAGGCGAAAGGAACAGAACCTCGTCCGCAAGTCCAAGGGCTTTTCCTGGGGTCCCGCCGGCGTGTCGACGGCTCTGTGGACCGGCGTGCCCATCGGCGACCTCATCGCTCAGGCCCTACCAAAGAGAGGCGCCAAATACGTGTGCTTTGAGGGCGCTGACAAGTTGCCCAATGGCTACTACGGAACGTCGGTCAAGCTCAACTGGTGCAGGGATCTGAACAAGGGTATTCTCGTGGCCCACAAGATGAACGGCAGCACCCTTCATCCCGACCATGGCAAGCCCGTACGCGTCGTTATCCCGGGTCAGATCGGCGGTCGCAGCGTCAAGTGGCTGAAGCGCATAATCGTCACCGCAGAGCCGAGTGACAACTGGTACCATATTTACGATAACCGCGTGCTGCCGACCTCCGTCACTCCAGAGGCCAGCGCCGACCTGCCAGACACGTGGAAGGACGAGAGATACGCCATCTACGACCTCAACGCCAACAGCGCCATCTGTTACCCGGCACACGACGAGACGGTCTCCCTGGCAAGCGGCGTCGACACGTATAAAGTACGCGGCTACGCTtacggaggcggcggtcgacGCATTACCCGCATGGAAGTGACACTCGACAAAGGCAAGTCGTGGAGGCTAGCCCACGTGCACTACCCAGAGGACGAATATCGGCTGGCGCCCGAAGGCGAAATGCTCTATGGCGGACGGCTGGACGTGTGGTGGCGAGAAACTTCTTTCTGCTGGTCCTTCTGGGAGCTTGACATCCCCTTggcggagctcgaggccgcgcaaGACATCATGGTTCGTGCCATGGACGAGGGACTAATGGTCCAGCCGAGGGACATGTACTGGAGTGTGCTCGGCATGATGAACAACCCGTGGTTTCGCGTCGTCATACACAAGGAGGCCAAGTCCCTGAGGTTCGAGCACCCGACGCAGCCGGCCCTCATGCCgggcgggtggatggatCGAGTCAAGAAGTCGGGAGGCAACCTAGCCAACGGCTTCTGGGGCGAGAAAGTATctggcgaggacgaggatgccggtCAGGAGGAGCCGGCCAAGGAGATCTGCATGACGAATCCCAAGGTCGACAGGCTCATCACCGCGGAGGAGCTGAAGCAGCATGGGGGTGACGTGGAACCTTGGTTCGTGGTCGATGGCCACGTCTACGATGGCACACCCTTCCTCGAAGGTcaccccggcggcgcggcttcCATTTTCGGGGCCGCTGGACAAGACGCCACCGAAGAGTTTGTGACTATCC ACAGCGAAAACGCAAAAGCGATGATGCCCGACTACCACATCGGGACGCTCGACAAGGACGCACTGGCGGCCCTCTccggcgaggtcgaagagACAGACCCTTCACGGGCCGTCTTCCTTGACCCCAAGGCCTGGACCAAGGCAGTCCTGCAGGATAAGATCAGGGTCTCGGCCGACAGCAGGGTGTTCCGGTTCAGGCTCGAccacgaggagcagcagatTGGCCTGCCCGTGGGCCAGCACCTGATGATGCGTCTGCGCGACCCGGCCACgcgcgaggccatcatccGGGCGTACACGCCCATATCCGAGGGCACGGACAcgggcatcctcgacgtgctcgtcAAGGTCTACTACGACACGCCCGAGCGCAAGGGCGGCAGGATgacgcaggccctcgacgccctcccgCTCGGCCACTTTGTCGACTTCAAGGGCCCCGTGGGCAAGTTCGAGTAcctgggccacggccgctGCAGCGTGGGCGGGAAGCCGCGCGACGTGCGGCGCTTCAACATGgtgtgcggcggctccggcgtcACGCCCATCTTCCAGGTCCTCCGGGCCCTGACCAAGGACGCCCGCGACCCCACCGAGTgcgtcctgctcgacggcaacaGAGTCGAGGAGGACATACTGTGCCgcgtgcagctcgacgccttcaccgacgcggccaagcaCCGCTGCCGGCTGGTCCACACCCTGACGCGGCCCTCGGAGACGTGGGCCGGCCGTACGGGCCGCATGGACagggccctcgtcgaggaagagatTGGTGCCTGCGAGGTGCCGGGGCGGGACATGGTGCTCGTTTGCGGGCCCGCGGCCATGGAGAAGAGCGTGCACGAGATTCTCACGAGCTTGGGctggcccgacgacgacattcTCTTCTTCTAG
- a CDS encoding uncharacterized protein (COG:P~EggNog:ENOG503NUMR~TransMembrane:9 (i89-109o115-134i146-168o174-199i211-235o255-273i305-329o411-428i435-454o)) — protein sequence MAAGLPPPSPSRSRSGRSRLQRDDDILTARRAVTLPAPTTFNEYKVNRPRDGVDKKPAMLRVKPAGESGRCGFHPWHFIRIGFRSASKASAVCNILWPVVPAALAVRYTLSDRHILTFILAYIAMVPCANLIGFAGQEFARKVPHVAGVLVETTCGSVVEIILFMVLLRSDLFYVIKAAILGSILATMLLCLGLCFFVGGLRREEQTFSDAISEAGSGLLLTAGVVLGVPTFFRVSMTVEPTQAGLVPDQRVLGISRYISILLIISYCVFVFFQARTHHGIYDAVFEHDEHHDRDKHKDHDKDKLTLTECMIALAISIALATLIAIILIQQIEFIIEDGHVSDAFMGLILVPLVEKFAEHLTAIDEAWDNQTNFALSHVLGATLQTALFNAPLTVIVGWGLNKGMNLDFDLFNLIMLILAILTVGRFLQDQKSNYLEGFLLVILYVAIAVSAFHTPDPPGHGSNAGHSGGESAEGGH from the exons ATGGCAGCcggcctcccgccgccttcgcctaGTCGCAGCCGCAGTGGCAGGTCGCGTCTACAGCGAGACGATGACATCCTgacggctcgtcgcgctgTCACTCTCCCCGCGCCCACTACCTTCAACGAATACAAGGTCAACAGGCCccgcgatggcgtcgacaagAAGCCCGCTATGCTCCGCGTGAAGCCTGCTGGCGAGAGTGGGCGGTGCGGCTTCCATCCCTGGCACTTCATCCGCATCGGCTTCCGGTCAGCCAGCAAGGCCAGTGCTGTTTGCAATATCCTCTGGCCCGTCGTCCCTGCCGCTCTGGCTGTGAGAT ATACCCTATCAGACCGACACATTCTCACCTTCATCCTCGCCTACATCGCCATGGTTCCTTGCGCCAACCTCATTGGCTTCGCAGGCCAGGAGTTTGCCCGAAAAGTGCCCCATGTTGCCGGCGTACTCGTCGAGACTAC TTGCGGATCTGTCGTCGAGATCATCCTCTTCATGGTTCTGCTTCGCTCCGACCTCTTTTACGTCATCAAGGCCGCTATTCTTGGCTCCATTCTCGCCACTATGCTCCTCTGCCTTGGTCTCTGCTTCTTTGTCGGAGGCTTACGCCGCGAAGAGCAGACCTTCAGTGATGCCATCAGTGAAGCCGGAAGTGGCTTGCTGCTCACTGC CGGGGTTGTGCTCGGTGTCCCTACCTTCTTCCGCGTCAGCATGACCGTCGAACCGAcccaggctgggctggtgccCGATCAACGAGTTCTCGGCATCTCTCGTTACATCTCAATCCTGCTCATCATTTCGTATtgcgtcttcgtcttcttccaaGCGCGCACGCACCACGGAATCTACGATGCCGTGTTCGAACACGATGAACACCATGATCGCGACAAGCATAAGGATCACGACAAGGACAAACTCACCCTGACGGAGTGCATGATTGCCCTCGCCATCTCAATCGCTCTGGCCACGCTCATTGCCATCATACTCATCCAACAGATCGAGTTCATTATCGAGGATGGCCACGTTTCGGATGCCTTCATGGGCCTAATTCTCGTCCCGCTTGTTGAGAAGTTCGCCGAGCACCTGACGGCTATCGATGAGGCGTGGGACAACCAGACCAACTTTGCGCTTTCGCATGTGTTGGGCGCCACGCTGCAGACAGCTCTTTTCAATGCACCTCTCACCGTCATTGTGGGCTGGGGATTGAACAAGGGCATGAATCTTGACTTTGATCTCTTCAACCTCATCATGCTGATTCTGGCCATCCTTACTGTCGGCCGTTTCCTGCAGGACCAGAAGAGCAACTACTTGGAGGGCTTCCTGCTAGTCATACTCTATGTTGCCATTGCCGTCTCGGCGTTCCACACTCCGGACCCGCCGGGGCATGGCAGCAACGCAGGgcacagcggcggcgagagtgCCGAGGGGGGCCATTAA